One window of the Rosa rugosa chromosome 3, drRosRugo1.1, whole genome shotgun sequence genome contains the following:
- the LOC133737166 gene encoding uncharacterized protein LOC133737166, whose translation MVELESKDSWTWFLELLVNDLSIENEGAGWTFISDKQKGLKPAFEDVVPSAQIRFCARHLWTNFTKLFPGKVMKDQMWKAAKSTTLPYFLKEMEEMKSIDVDAYNWLTAPERPPKHWSRAYFRPGNNCDVLINNMCESFNGLIVHARGKPPITMFEEIRMMKLMRRVQRRKDKMAAYEGTICPKARNVREKNKIKAAEDCISTFNGGDQAEVENIEGSKNVVDLAARTCSCRRWDLTGIPCKHAISAIFGKREDVDAYVADCYLKSTYMSIYSNLIMPVNSMDMWSRSEEPSILPPQYSRQPGRPKTKRIKDASEKVQDGVGKLGRVQRSLKCSNCNQVGHNLKTCQRHLPSKERKTSAVSRKRKANNEADQGSENQSKRGKKGPMTANELRQKVKERAQYQSICCMPFLLSTALKSLILKLN comes from the exons ATGGTGGAGCTGGAAAGCAAGGATAGCTGGACTTGGTTTCTTGAATTGTTGGTGAATGACCTGAGTATTGAGAATGAAGGTGCAGGCTGGACTTTTATTAGTGATAAACAGAAGGGGTTGAAACCTGCATTTGAGGATGTTGTCCCATCTGCACAAATCAGATTTTGTGCAAGACATTTATGGACAAACTTCACCAAGCTCTTTCCTGGAAAGGTTATGAAGGATCAGATGTGGAAAGCAGCAAAGTCGACAACTTTGCCTTACTTTCTAAAAGAAATGGAGGAGATGAAGTCCATTGATGTTGATGCTTATAATTGGTTGACAG CACCCGAGAGGCCACCCAAACATTGGTCCAGAGCTTACTTCAGACCAGGCAACAATTGTGACGTCCTCATTAACAACATGTGTGAGAGCTTTAATGGCCTTATTGTACACGCAAGGGGTAAGCCACCTATCACAATGTTTGAAGAGATACGGATGATGAAGTTAATGAGGAGGGTTCAAAGGAGGAAAGACAAGATGGCAGCTTATGAAGGAACTATCTGTCCAAAGGCCAGAAATGTTAGAGAGAAGAATAAGATCAAGGCTGCTGAAGACTGCATTTCAACATTCAATGGTGGGGACCAAGCAGAAGTGGAGAACATTGAGGGTTCCAAGAATGTTGTTGACCTTGCTGCAAGGACATGCAGTTGCAGGAGGTGGGATTTGACTGGAATCCCATGTAAGCATGCAATTTCTGCCATCTTTGGAAAGAGGGAGGATGTAGATGCATATGTGGCCGATTGCTACCTCAAGAGTACATATATGAGTATCTACTCCAACCTGATAATGCCTGTTAATAGCATGGATATGTGGTCAAGAAGTGAAGAACCAAGCATCTTACCTCCTCAATATTCAAGGCAACCGGGTAGGCCAAAGACTAAGAGAATCAAGGATGCTTCTGAAAAGGTTCAAGATGGTGTTGGGAAACTTGGAAGGGTGCAAAGGTCACTCAAGTGTAGCAACTGCAACCAAGTAGGACATAATCTCAAAACTTGTCAAAGGCATTTGCCTTCAAAGGAGAGGAAGACTTCTGCTGTTTCTAGGAAGAGGAAGGCAAATAATGAAGCTGATCAAGGTTCTGAAAATCAG TCCAAGAGAGGTAAAAAGGGTCCTATGACTGCCAATGAGTTGAGGCAGAAAGTGAAGGAAAGAGCTCAGTATCAAAGCATATGTTGCATGCCATTTTTACTATCTACTGCACTTAAAAGTCTCATTCTCAAGTTAAATtga
- the LOC133736677 gene encoding uncharacterized protein LOC133736677, whose amino-acid sequence MACQNTSTSIVPSEPSEQRGSYMLDANVNALQAPMNQPVRSFCEGPVAILWDIENCPVPSDVRPEDVAGNIRMALQVHPVIKGAVVTFAAYGDFNAFPRRLREGCQRTGVKLVDVPNGRKDAADKAILVDMFLFALDNPPPSSIMLISGDVDFAPALHILGQRGYTVILVIPSGVGVSSALSNAGKFVWDWPSVARGEGFVPTTKFQMHPRGGQADIAGYFMGCHINDHMDEEEAILYRGISQSYYNSRDFSIVSQSLSEYNSSSLMMPGGPAALRSHSLPSGLNEVPAGPIISTDQNESTWWVQPGDLNGLRAQLEKLLELSGGCMPLTRVPCEYQKAFGRPLYVSEYGAFKLVNLFKKLGDTMAVDGKGHKKFVYLRNWKTGPSAPPLISTGKDNSRKGKGTQEESMAIITGNGSSDEFSEEERVVVEEHDDRSQGQTNMRTAGNCETDDHNLEHFKYELQEILVSYSCRIFLGCFEAIYQQRYKKPLDCQKFGVDQLEELFKKVTDVVVLLEEPVSKRKFLAASVG is encoded by the coding sequence ATGGCTTGCCAAAATACATCGACATCAATAGTGCCTTCAGAACCGTCCGAGCAAAGAGGATCTTATATGCTAGATGCAAACGTGAACGCACTTCAAGCTCCAATGAACCAGCCAGTCCGAAGCTTCTGTGAAGGTCCTGTGGCTATCCTTTGGGATATTGAAAACTGCCCTGTCCCAAGTGATGTTCGTCCTGAAGATGTAGCTGGTAACATAAGAATGGCTTTGCAGGTACATCCTGTAATTAAAGGAGCTGTTGTTACGTTTGCTGCATATGGGGACTTTAATGCCTTCCCTAGGCGGCTCCGCGAGGGATGTCAGAGAACTGGTGTTAAACTCGTTGATGTTCCAAATGGAAGAAAGGATGCTGCTGACAAGGCCATCTTGGTTGATATGTTCTTGTTTGCCCTTGACAATCCTCCACCATCTTCCATCATGCTGATATCTGGGGATGTTGATTTTGCTCCAGCGCTCCATATACTTGGGCAACGTGGGTACACAGTGATTCTAGTAATACCTTCTGGAGTGGGCGTTTCATCTGCTCTCAGCAATGCAGGAAAGTTTGTGTGGGACTGGCCTAGTGTGGCTCGTGGAGAAGGCTTTGTGCCTACAACCAAGTTTCAAATGCATCCTCGTGGAGGACAGGCTGATATTGCTGGCTATTTCATGGGTTGCCATATTAATGATCAtatggatgaagaagaagctatTTTATACAGGGGGATCTCACAAAGCTATTACAATTCAAGAGATTTTTCAATAGTGTCACAATCTTTATCTGAATATAACAGTAGTTCCTTAATGATGCCTGGCGGTCCTGCTGCCTTGAGGTCACACAGTCTCCCATCGGGTCTCAATGAAGTTCCTGCTGGACCTATTATTTCCACTGATCAAAATGAATCTACTTGGTGGGTTCAACCAGGGGACCTAAATGGTCTGAGGGCACAGCTTGAAAAGTTACTTGAACTTTCTGGAGGTTGCATGCCTCTTACTCGAGTTCCTTGCGAGTATCAGAAAGCTTTTGGAAGACCTCTCTATGTATCAGAGTATGGTGCATTTAAGCTTGTTAATCTGTTTAAGAAGTTGGGTGACACAATGGCGGTAGATGGTAAAGGGCATAAGAAATTTGTTTACCTCCGAAACTGGAAAACAGGCCCTAGTGCCCCACCTTTGATTTCAACTGGGAAGGATAATAGTAGGAAAGGGAAGGGGACTCAGGAAGAGAGTATGGCTATTATTACAGGTAATGGCTCATCAGATGAGttctcagaggaggaaagaGTAGTTGTAGAAGAACATGATGACAGGAGTCAAGGACAGACCAATATGAGAACAGCAGGTAACTGTGAAACTGATGACCATAACCTAGAGCACTTCAAATATGAGTTGCAGGAGATTCTTGTTAGCTACTCTTGTCGGATTTTTTTGGGTTGTTTTGAGGCGATCTACCAGCAAAGGTACAAAAAACCCTTGGACTGTCAAAAGTTTGGTGTTGATCAACTGGAGGAGCTGTTTAAGAAGGTGACTGATGTGGTGGTGTTACTTGAAGAGCCTGTTAGCAAGAGGAAGTTCCTGGCTGCAAGCGTTGGCTGA